From Acidihalobacter aeolianus, a single genomic window includes:
- a CDS encoding SDR family NAD(P)-dependent oxidoreductase, translating into MDLGLSGKWVAVTGGTAGIGAAIVEGFAREGANVAFCSRSAERVGNMLSVLARYPVEKRGAVVDVTDGNRLSRWLEDLARIDVFVPNVSAISPDWETTLETDLRATVRATEAAIPRLAAAGSSAITYIGSKAATFGTPGYESYGAAKAALTHYMKSLSRRLVGQGIRVNTVAPGDVFVEGGFWDRIRREQPAAFRETLEANPLGRLATPEEIADVVVFLSSPRASFVTGAHYLVDGGATLHVQS; encoded by the coding sequence GTGGACCTGGGACTGAGCGGGAAATGGGTGGCGGTGACCGGCGGTACGGCCGGCATCGGTGCGGCCATCGTGGAGGGATTCGCGCGCGAGGGCGCGAACGTGGCCTTTTGTTCGCGATCGGCCGAGCGCGTCGGCAACATGCTGAGCGTGCTGGCGCGCTATCCGGTGGAAAAGCGGGGCGCGGTCGTCGACGTGACCGACGGCAACCGCCTGAGCCGCTGGCTGGAGGACCTGGCGCGCATCGACGTCTTCGTGCCGAACGTGAGCGCGATCTCGCCGGACTGGGAAACCACCCTCGAAACCGATCTGCGGGCCACGGTGCGCGCAACCGAGGCGGCGATCCCGAGGCTGGCGGCAGCCGGATCGTCGGCCATCACCTATATCGGCAGCAAGGCCGCAACCTTCGGCACCCCGGGCTACGAATCCTACGGTGCAGCCAAGGCGGCGTTGACGCACTACATGAAATCGCTGAGCCGTCGCCTGGTGGGGCAGGGTATCCGGGTGAACACGGTGGCGCCGGGCGACGTGTTCGTGGAGGGCGGCTTCTGGGACCGCATTCGCCGCGAGCAGCCGGCGGCATTCCGCGAGACCCTGGAGGCCAACCCGCTGGGGCGTCTGGCCACGCCCGAGGAGATCGCCGACGTGGTGGTGTTTCTGTCCAGCCCGCGGGCGAGTTTCGTCACCGGCGCACACTATCTGGTCGACGGCGGTGCGACCCTGCACGTGCAGTCGTGA
- a CDS encoding autotransporter assembly complex protein TamA: MPAAVMPPSPDDPQRRRQLRPRAVHSLGLLLPLVIPALFLPVPAQAADAGIEVQGLSGALLDNARAHLSGVTLACDAPAWQADLAQTQATRAVRNALNALGYYSPTIKPQLGHEGACWHINVHVTAGSPVRITALDLALSGSGKDDPALRTLLADSGLRRGTTLDQGLYSALKQRLETAAREHGYFDAKFLRHSILVDPQTHSARIELEFTTGRRYVFGPTQLDLHSLNPDLVRGFLDYRPGQPYSSAAVIESQNALVSSGYFDSVRLVTDVHGRHDGEVPMHLVTTPARRFQLLTGAGYSSDTGPTLRLDFRDRRVNHAGHRFALNLQLARIQSQATARYEIPLANPRTDWLTLEGGYQYQNTLTAQSRIWKLAATRTHMLADDWLRRLSLTYLNENSSIAGQTLSGHFLMPGIGFSRTVATPAIYPRNGWAVDAGLTGAARGVVSTVSFVQAKLSLHDIVSTLGGRILTRASFGATAVNDVTQLPATLRFFAGGARSVRGFAYQSLGPTDAQGVVVGGRYLAVGSVEYDHHLYGNFYWAVFYDAGNAFDNWPFIVRRGAGVGLRWRSPLGPIRLDIGRALNPLPGAGLYTVQVSMGPEL; the protein is encoded by the coding sequence ATGCCCGCCGCCGTAATGCCCCCCTCGCCCGATGACCCGCAGCGCCGCAGACAGCTTCGCCCACGCGCCGTCCACAGTCTCGGCCTGCTGCTCCCCTTGGTCATTCCTGCCCTGTTCCTGCCGGTACCGGCGCAGGCAGCGGATGCCGGCATCGAGGTGCAGGGTCTGTCAGGCGCACTGCTCGACAACGCCCGCGCCCACCTGAGCGGTGTTACGCTCGCCTGCGATGCTCCCGCCTGGCAGGCCGATCTCGCCCAGACGCAGGCCACCCGTGCGGTCCGTAATGCGCTCAACGCACTCGGCTATTACAGCCCGACGATCAAGCCGCAGCTTGGGCACGAGGGCGCCTGCTGGCACATCAACGTGCATGTCACGGCGGGCTCTCCAGTCAGAATCACCGCACTCGATCTCGCCCTGTCCGGCTCCGGCAAGGACGACCCTGCACTGCGCACCCTGCTCGCGGACAGCGGATTGCGCCGGGGCACGACCCTGGACCAGGGACTCTATAGCGCGCTCAAGCAACGCCTGGAAACCGCGGCGCGCGAGCACGGCTACTTCGACGCGAAGTTCCTGCGTCACAGCATACTTGTCGACCCGCAGACGCACAGCGCGCGCATCGAGCTGGAATTCACCACCGGGCGCCGTTATGTCTTCGGCCCCACCCAGCTCGACCTGCACTCGCTGAACCCCGATCTGGTGCGCGGCTTCCTCGACTACCGCCCCGGACAGCCATATAGCAGCGCCGCGGTGATCGAAAGCCAGAACGCGCTGGTCTCGAGCGGCTATTTCGACAGCGTCCGGCTGGTAACCGATGTGCATGGCCGACATGACGGCGAGGTACCCATGCATCTCGTGACCACGCCGGCACGCCGCTTCCAGCTGCTCACCGGCGCCGGTTATTCCAGCGACACCGGGCCAACCCTGCGCCTGGATTTCCGCGACCGCCGGGTGAACCATGCCGGCCACCGCTTCGCGCTCAACCTGCAGCTCGCGCGCATCCAGTCCCAGGCCACCGCGCGCTACGAGATACCGCTGGCCAACCCGCGCACCGACTGGCTGACGCTGGAAGGCGGCTATCAATACCAGAACACCCTCACTGCTCAATCACGCATCTGGAAACTGGCCGCCACGCGCACGCACATGCTCGCCGACGACTGGCTGCGCCGGCTTTCTCTGACCTACCTGAACGAGAACTCGTCCATCGCCGGCCAGACCCTGTCCGGTCACTTTCTGATGCCCGGGATCGGGTTCAGCAGGACCGTGGCCACCCCCGCGATCTACCCACGCAACGGCTGGGCAGTGGATGCTGGTTTGACAGGTGCTGCGCGCGGGGTGGTCTCGACCGTGAGTTTCGTGCAGGCCAAGCTGTCCCTCCATGACATCGTGTCGACCCTCGGCGGCCGCATCCTGACCCGCGCATCATTCGGGGCCACCGCCGTCAATGACGTGACCCAACTCCCTGCCACATTGCGTTTCTTCGCCGGCGGTGCGCGCAGCGTGCGCGGCTTCGCCTACCAGAGCCTCGGCCCCACGGATGCCCAGGGCGTGGTGGTCGGCGGGCGCTATCTGGCCGTGGGCAGTGTCGAATACGACCACCACCTCTACGGCAACTTCTACTGGGCGGTGTTTTACGACGCCGGCAACGCCTTCGATAACTGGCCGTTCATCGTGCGCCGGGGTGCCGGTGTCGGCCTGCGCTGGCGTTCGCCGCTGGGCCCGATCCGTCTCGACATCGGACGCGCGCTCAATCCCCTCCCGGGCGCCGGCCTCTATACCGTTCAGGTCAGCATGGGTCCCGAGCTGTGA
- a CDS encoding GFA family protein, whose product MNERKHDTYTGGCLCGAVRYAAERFEPEMAHCHCSMCRRFHGAAYATFGRVRREHFRWLSGEDRLRAYRADNGTVRRFCADCGSSLSFAPANDDGRYVEVALGTLDGELEQRPDAHIFIGSKANWVEPCDGLPQYVEDRRGPRADG is encoded by the coding sequence ATGAACGAGCGTAAACACGATACCTACACCGGCGGTTGTCTGTGCGGCGCCGTGCGCTATGCCGCCGAGCGTTTCGAGCCGGAGATGGCCCACTGTCACTGTTCGATGTGCCGCCGCTTCCATGGTGCGGCCTACGCTACCTTCGGCCGGGTGCGGCGCGAGCATTTCCGTTGGCTGAGCGGAGAGGATCGGCTGCGCGCCTATCGTGCCGACAACGGCACCGTGCGCCGCTTCTGCGCGGATTGCGGCTCCAGCCTGAGCTTCGCGCCCGCGAACGACGACGGGCGCTATGTCGAGGTGGCGCTGGGCACGCTGGACGGCGAGCTGGAGCAGCGCCCCGATGCGCATATCTTCATCGGTTCGAAGGCCAATTGGGTCGAGCCCTGCGACGGTCTGCCGCAATATGTCGAGGATCGCCGCGGACCGCGTGCGGACGGCTAG
- a CDS encoding ABC transporter permease encodes MFARIFAVIQARNLEFLRDRAALAWNFALPLFVVLGFAFAYSGNSLSTYKVGVYGPHADSGFFATRYIRFVPVHTRDQGIAWVGHQKLDMFVDPGDKRYWINDSSPKGYLLARILAGSETQAGEYRQATVQGRQIGYVDWLIPGVLGMNMMFSALFGVGYVIVRYRRNGVLKRLKATPLAAFEFLAAQVLSRLWLMLIVTAIIFFGLKLMLGFPVMGSYLDLLLVFLLGSACLISLGMLVAARLRSEELAGGLLNAITWPMMFLSGVWFSLAGLNPWMQKIALIFPLTHIIHAARAIMLDGDGLAAIAPNLITLAVMTAVFLAVGAWSFRWE; translated from the coding sequence GTGTTCGCACGTATCTTCGCCGTCATCCAGGCCCGCAATCTCGAATTCCTGCGCGACCGCGCCGCGCTTGCCTGGAACTTCGCGCTGCCGCTGTTCGTGGTGCTCGGCTTCGCCTTCGCCTACAGCGGCAACTCGCTGAGCACCTACAAGGTCGGTGTCTACGGGCCGCATGCGGACAGCGGCTTCTTCGCCACCCGCTACATCCGCTTCGTACCCGTACACACACGGGACCAGGGCATCGCCTGGGTCGGCCATCAGAAGCTCGACATGTTCGTCGACCCCGGCGACAAGCGCTACTGGATCAACGACAGCTCGCCCAAGGGCTATCTGCTCGCACGCATCCTCGCCGGCAGCGAGACCCAGGCCGGCGAGTATCGCCAGGCTACCGTCCAGGGTCGCCAGATCGGCTACGTCGACTGGCTGATCCCCGGCGTGCTCGGCATGAACATGATGTTCTCCGCCCTGTTCGGCGTCGGTTACGTGATCGTGCGTTATCGCCGCAACGGCGTGCTCAAGCGCCTCAAGGCGACGCCACTCGCCGCCTTCGAATTTCTTGCCGCCCAGGTACTCTCGCGTCTGTGGCTGATGCTGATCGTCACCGCCATCATCTTCTTCGGCCTCAAGCTGATGCTCGGCTTCCCGGTGATGGGTTCCTATCTCGATCTGCTGCTGGTGTTCCTGCTCGGTTCGGCCTGCCTGATCAGCCTCGGCATGCTGGTGGCCGCGCGGCTGCGCAGCGAGGAGCTGGCCGGCGGCCTGCTCAACGCCATCACCTGGCCGATGATGTTCCTCTCCGGGGTCTGGTTCTCGCTCGCCGGGCTGAACCCGTGGATGCAGAAAATCGCATTGATTTTCCCGCTCACGCACATCATCCATGCCGCCCGCGCGATCATGCTCGACGGCGACGGCCTCGCCGCCATCGCCCCCAACCTGATCACCCTGGCCGTGATGACCGCGGTCTTTCTCGCCGTCGGTGCCTGGAGCTTCCGCTGGGAATGA
- a CDS encoding translocation/assembly module TamB domain-containing protein, which translates to MRRWLARIFYGALSAFVILTAVAYVFIGTPTGSRWLLETAVQLSHGQLAFSTVRGSLLGGLDVDGLRWQSAELEIDIAHAGLLWRPLDLFAGRLQIDALTAQHVLVVRHAPPASTAATSPASPTTLPALPLAVHVGALSIDDLVVVEQGTPMRIARIRGEFSLAGNRLHLTRLSVRTPQGGLAVVGELDLAPAMALDLRTAWDWQLAGGKALKGHGTLQGKLTALRIEQHLKQPFQARIAGQIDVPAQNATLSLSWQQARWPLSGPAQVESRTGTLRLSGGLDAYRLDLKADLRAGTLDIPHLAAQAGGNREKLDLQRLTAALLNGTLKASGSIAWQPALAWHLDLQGSGLNPGLHWTDWPGRLNLQAALSGDARTLHFDLSRLEGALRTRPVQARARGSLDLVTHELSLDPSHLRVLDATLDLAGHAGSARGNLKFSLDVPQLHAFTAQAQGGLRASGSLAGPWTWPRIDARISGEKLQLRDLRIARLQGSIIPSSNNALVARLALSGVRRGSLKLNRILLNASGHPSSQRLSLSAESADAHLNLSLEGGFSHAFSRWQGRLTRLATGTRVTGDWKLTRPAMIDVSRGQYAVSPLCLQDTRDASAHLCAQMKLAGSQLNAQADWARIPLSLLDTWLPASVHVGGLLHGRAEVTGTTAAPQVMLTAAAPDAYLETGQNASRMRYPLALKQVEASLHQQKFALTLQAGLPGKGSLDARVDSGLAADAPLHGNLRANLPDLAFLNGLIPGTEHITGTLQGDVTLDGTRSTPAIGGQITLDKGAFTLPQAGIRLHEMHAVLSGKPHAQSLQLALQAKSGPGNINATGQVEHWLTPRPQVHLQIDGQRFEAVHLPQVTALISPKLIVDADPALIRVRGNIEVPQADITLKRMPPGAVDVSADTRIVGSEASAPAAGPQHDISVNLILGKNVKLDAFGLAGQLNGSLLLNQHSGSPATADGSLSIVNGTYAAYGLNLTISRGVLNFAGPVDNPGLDIVAQRQTGDVTAQLTVTGTLKTPRSRVSATPPMSESEALSWLITGHGLAGSSKSDAALLLKALASMHLDQGGGSGGLLSTLKARTGLSEIGVQGGDSLQQSALLLGKYLTPDLYVRYAAGLFDHSNTLALNYRLSQHFSVEAKSGTAQGIDLLYQIVFGPR; encoded by the coding sequence GTGAGGCGTTGGCTGGCTCGCATCTTTTACGGCGCCCTGTCGGCTTTCGTGATCCTGACCGCGGTAGCCTACGTCTTCATCGGCACCCCGACAGGCAGCCGCTGGCTGCTGGAAACGGCCGTGCAACTCAGCCACGGCCAGCTGGCTTTTTCCACTGTCCGGGGCAGCCTCCTCGGCGGGCTCGACGTGGACGGACTGCGCTGGCAATCGGCCGAACTTGAGATCGACATTGCCCACGCGGGGCTGCTCTGGCGCCCGCTGGACCTGTTCGCCGGCCGGCTGCAGATCGACGCACTGACCGCGCAGCACGTCCTCGTCGTGCGCCATGCTCCGCCTGCCTCAACAGCGGCAACCTCGCCCGCCTCCCCGACCACCCTGCCGGCACTGCCGCTGGCGGTACATGTCGGGGCCCTGAGCATCGACGACCTCGTCGTCGTCGAGCAGGGCACGCCGATGCGCATTGCCCGCATCCGCGGCGAATTCAGCCTCGCGGGCAATCGCCTGCACCTGACCCGGCTGAGCGTACGCACTCCGCAGGGCGGACTGGCGGTCGTCGGCGAGCTGGACCTCGCACCCGCGATGGCGCTCGACCTGCGTACGGCATGGGACTGGCAGCTCGCCGGCGGCAAGGCACTGAAGGGTCACGGCACGCTGCAAGGCAAGCTGACCGCCCTGCGCATCGAGCAGCACCTGAAGCAGCCCTTCCAGGCACGCATTGCCGGCCAAATCGATGTCCCCGCACAGAACGCAACTCTCAGTCTTTCGTGGCAGCAGGCACGCTGGCCGTTGAGCGGGCCCGCTCAGGTCGAAAGCCGCACCGGAACCCTGCGTCTATCGGGCGGTCTCGACGCCTACCGACTCGATCTCAAGGCCGACCTGCGCGCAGGCACCCTCGACATACCCCATCTGGCGGCCCAGGCCGGCGGCAACCGCGAAAAGCTGGACCTGCAGCGGCTCACCGCTGCCTTGCTCAACGGCACGCTCAAGGCCAGTGGCAGCATCGCCTGGCAGCCTGCGTTGGCCTGGCATCTCGACTTACAGGGAAGTGGCCTCAACCCGGGGCTCCACTGGACCGACTGGCCGGGACGACTGAACCTCCAGGCCGCCCTGTCCGGCGACGCGCGCACGCTGCACTTCGACCTGAGCCGGCTCGAAGGCGCGCTGCGCACCCGACCAGTGCAGGCCCGGGCACGCGGCAGCCTCGATCTTGTCACGCACGAACTGAGCCTGGATCCATCGCACCTGCGCGTACTCGATGCCACGCTGGACCTGGCCGGCCACGCCGGCTCGGCGCGCGGAAACCTCAAGTTCAGCCTGGACGTACCGCAGCTGCATGCATTCACCGCCCAGGCCCAAGGCGGACTGCGCGCCAGCGGCAGCCTTGCCGGCCCCTGGACCTGGCCGCGCATCGACGCCCGAATCTCGGGCGAGAAACTTCAGTTGCGCGATCTACGAATCGCGCGCCTGCAAGGCAGCATCATCCCTTCGAGCAACAACGCACTCGTTGCTCGCCTGGCCTTGAGCGGCGTTAGGCGCGGCAGTCTCAAGCTCAACCGGATTCTGCTTAACGCCAGCGGACATCCGTCGTCCCAACGCCTCTCCCTGAGCGCCGAATCGGCCGATGCGCATCTAAATCTCTCGCTGGAAGGCGGCTTCAGCCATGCGTTCTCGCGCTGGCAGGGTCGGCTGACTCGCCTGGCGACTGGCACCCGCGTGACAGGCGACTGGAAACTCACCAGGCCGGCCATGATCGATGTTTCACGCGGCCAGTACGCCGTCTCGCCACTGTGCCTGCAGGACACGCGCGACGCGTCTGCGCACCTCTGTGCCCAGATGAAGCTGGCTGGCAGTCAGTTGAACGCACAGGCAGACTGGGCACGCATACCGCTCTCCCTGCTCGATACCTGGCTGCCGGCATCCGTGCATGTCGGCGGCCTGCTGCACGGCCGCGCCGAAGTCACTGGTACGACAGCGGCCCCGCAGGTGATGCTCACCGCAGCTGCGCCCGATGCCTATCTCGAAACCGGACAGAATGCCTCGCGCATGCGTTATCCACTGGCGCTGAAGCAGGTCGAGGCCAGTCTGCACCAGCAGAAATTCGCCCTGACCTTGCAGGCCGGCCTCCCGGGTAAAGGCAGTCTGGACGCCCGCGTCGACAGCGGGCTTGCCGCCGATGCGCCGCTGCACGGCAACCTGCGTGCGAACCTGCCAGACCTCGCCTTCCTCAACGGCCTGATACCCGGTACCGAGCACATCACCGGCACACTGCAGGGCGACGTGACGCTCGACGGCACGCGCTCCACACCCGCCATCGGCGGGCAGATCACGCTCGACAAGGGGGCATTCACCCTGCCCCAGGCCGGCATCCGCCTGCATGAGATGCACGCCGTGCTCAGCGGCAAGCCACACGCACAGAGCCTGCAGCTGGCCCTGCAGGCCAAATCCGGCCCTGGCAACATCAACGCCACCGGTCAGGTCGAGCACTGGCTGACGCCCAGGCCTCAGGTGCACCTGCAGATCGATGGACAGCGTTTCGAAGCCGTGCATCTGCCCCAGGTCACCGCGTTGATCAGCCCGAAGCTGATCGTCGATGCCGATCCGGCCCTGATCCGGGTTCGCGGCAACATCGAAGTGCCGCAGGCCGACATCACCCTCAAGCGCATGCCGCCCGGTGCGGTCGACGTCTCCGCGGACACCCGCATCGTCGGCAGCGAGGCATCCGCCCCGGCGGCCGGTCCGCAGCACGACATCAGCGTGAATCTGATCCTCGGGAAGAACGTCAAGCTCGACGCCTTCGGTCTGGCCGGGCAGCTCAACGGCAGTCTGCTGCTCAACCAGCACAGCGGCTCCCCGGCGACCGCCGACGGCAGCCTGAGCATCGTCAATGGCACCTACGCCGCCTACGGCCTCAACCTCACGATCAGCCGCGGCGTGCTCAATTTCGCCGGGCCGGTGGACAACCCGGGACTCGACATCGTCGCCCAACGCCAGACCGGCGACGTCACCGCGCAGCTGACCGTCACCGGCACGCTTAAAACACCTCGCTCGCGGGTCAGCGCCACGCCGCCCATGTCGGAGTCCGAGGCGCTGTCCTGGTTGATCACCGGGCACGGACTGGCCGGTTCGTCGAAAAGCGATGCCGCACTGCTGCTCAAGGCGCTGGCGAGCATGCACCTCGACCAGGGCGGCGGCAGCGGCGGTCTGCTGAGTACGCTCAAGGCGCGCACCGGGCTCAGCGAGATCGGCGTGCAGGGCGGCGACAGCCTGCAGCAGAGCGCGCTGCTGCTCGGCAAATACCTCACCCCGGACCTCTACGTGCGCTACGCCGCCGGACTGTTCGACCACAGCAACACGCTGGCGCTCAACTACCGCCTGTCGCAGCATTTCAGCGTGGAAGCGAAATCCGGCACCGCCCAGGGCATCGACCTGCTTTACCAGATCGTGTTCGGGCCGCGTTGA
- a CDS encoding protein-glutamate methylesterase/protein-glutamine glutaminase — MTPITAAGKIKVLIVDDSAVVRQVLQATLSKDPAIEVIGAASDPLFAMQRMQRQWPDVVVLDVEMPRMDGITFLGHLMREHPTPVIICSTLTEKGAATTMQALAAGAVQVVTKPTVGVRDFLLDSANDLAAAVKAAARANMGNLARRPSPAPVSQPAAAPEQGEAMLRTTECIVAIGTSTGGTQALETILTALPKVTAPIAIVQHMPAMFTAAFAERLNGLCQVEVREAKSGDRLLPGLALIAPGGCHMKIVRQGAQYYAEVFDGPLVNRHKPSVDVLFRSAAQVVGRNAIGIIMTGMGGDGARGLKIMRDAGATTMAQDEASCVVFGMPKEAIKLGAAERVGGFAEIVGLIRQA; from the coding sequence ATGACGCCTATCACGGCGGCAGGCAAAATCAAGGTACTGATCGTCGACGATTCGGCGGTGGTTCGGCAGGTGCTGCAGGCGACCTTGAGCAAGGACCCGGCGATCGAGGTGATCGGTGCCGCATCGGACCCCCTGTTCGCGATGCAACGGATGCAGCGCCAGTGGCCGGATGTCGTCGTGCTCGACGTCGAGATGCCGCGGATGGACGGGATCACCTTTCTCGGCCATCTCATGCGCGAGCACCCCACGCCGGTGATCATCTGTTCCACGCTGACCGAGAAGGGGGCCGCGACCACCATGCAGGCGCTGGCGGCCGGGGCGGTGCAGGTGGTGACCAAGCCGACCGTGGGCGTGCGCGACTTCCTGCTCGACAGCGCCAACGATCTGGCCGCCGCGGTAAAGGCCGCAGCGCGCGCGAACATGGGCAATCTGGCCCGCCGCCCGTCGCCGGCACCCGTTTCCCAGCCGGCCGCCGCACCCGAGCAGGGTGAGGCGATGCTGCGGACCACCGAGTGCATCGTGGCCATCGGCACCTCGACCGGCGGCACCCAGGCGCTCGAAACGATCCTCACCGCGTTGCCCAAGGTCACCGCACCGATCGCCATCGTGCAGCACATGCCGGCGATGTTCACCGCCGCCTTCGCCGAACGGCTCAACGGTCTGTGCCAGGTGGAAGTACGCGAGGCGAAATCGGGCGACCGGCTGCTGCCCGGTCTTGCGCTCATCGCCCCGGGCGGGTGCCATATGAAGATCGTCCGGCAGGGGGCGCAATACTACGCCGAGGTGTTCGACGGGCCGCTGGTCAACCGCCACAAGCCGTCGGTGGATGTGCTGTTCCGTTCCGCCGCGCAGGTGGTCGGGCGCAACGCCATCGGCATCATCATGACCGGCATGGGCGGAGACGGTGCGCGCGGACTCAAGATCATGCGCGACGCGGGTGCGACCACGATGGCGCAGGACGAGGCGAGCTGCGTGGTGTTCGGCATGCCCAAGGAAGCGATCAAGCTCGGTGCCGCCGAGCGCGTCGGCGGCTTTGCGGAAATCGTCGGCCTGATTCGCCAGGCCTGA
- a CDS encoding CheR family methyltransferase — protein sequence MSGVSGQDASTAEPVIEQRTGPITLGDHEFQEIREFIYRRAGIHMSTAKRALVAGRLEKRLRELGCRGYREYLDRLRGDAGPGTEVQRAIDLLTTNETYFFREQKHFAFLAERVLPELQSASNVRIWSAACSSGEEPYSVAMLLAEHRGTKPWAVLATDLSQRVLERAAKGVYPMERAERIPRPYLRAYCLKGVGSQTGNFSVARKLRDHVSFRRLNLNEALPGDIGEFDVIFLRNVMIYFDLPTKQALCKRLLAHLKPGGYFFIGHSETLNGVNSDVALEAPSIFRRP from the coding sequence ATGTCCGGCGTTTCCGGGCAGGATGCAAGCACGGCCGAGCCGGTCATCGAACAGCGCACCGGCCCGATAACCCTGGGTGATCATGAATTCCAGGAGATCCGTGAATTCATCTACCGGCGCGCAGGCATTCATATGAGCACCGCAAAGCGCGCCCTGGTTGCCGGGCGGCTGGAAAAACGTCTGCGTGAACTGGGTTGCCGGGGATACCGCGAATATCTCGATCGTTTGCGCGGCGACGCCGGTCCAGGTACGGAAGTGCAGCGGGCCATCGATCTGCTCACCACCAACGAGACGTATTTTTTCCGCGAACAAAAGCATTTCGCCTTTCTAGCCGAACGCGTGCTCCCCGAACTGCAGTCGGCATCGAACGTACGCATCTGGAGCGCGGCCTGCTCCAGCGGCGAGGAGCCGTACAGCGTCGCCATGTTGCTGGCGGAACACCGCGGAACGAAACCCTGGGCGGTGCTGGCCACGGACCTTAGCCAGCGGGTGCTGGAACGGGCTGCGAAGGGCGTCTACCCGATGGAGCGGGCGGAGCGCATTCCCCGCCCGTATCTGCGCGCATACTGTCTCAAGGGCGTCGGTTCGCAGACCGGGAATTTCAGCGTGGCCAGAAAGCTGCGCGACCACGTGAGCTTCCGTCGACTCAATCTGAACGAGGCATTGCCCGGCGACATCGGCGAATTCGATGTGATCTTCCTGCGCAACGTGATGATTTATTTCGACCTGCCCACCAAGCAGGCGCTATGCAAGCGACTGCTCGCCCATCTCAAGCCGGGAGGCTATTTTTTCATCGGACATTCCGAGACGCTCAACGGCGTCAATTCGGACGTGGCCCTCGAAGCGCCTTCGATCTTCCGGCGACCGTGA
- a CDS encoding chemotaxis protein CheW: MAQQLEVAGGREPAAGVGVDGQAGQYLSFTLAEETFAIDIRYIREIIEYEVVTTVPMMPAFLRGVINLRGRVVPVIDLAVRFGRRPMEVRRRTCIVIIEIGGEGAGQDLGILVDSVNEVVEIEAASQERPPAFGAGLRNDFIAGIGKVDGRFIVILDIDQALSLAEMSALAESASKSFGAQPDEPAGI; this comes from the coding sequence ATGGCTCAGCAATTGGAAGTCGCGGGCGGGCGTGAGCCGGCTGCGGGCGTGGGGGTAGACGGTCAGGCGGGGCAGTATCTGAGCTTCACCCTGGCCGAGGAAACCTTCGCCATCGATATCCGCTATATCCGCGAGATTATCGAATACGAGGTCGTGACCACCGTGCCGATGATGCCGGCCTTCCTGCGCGGCGTCATCAATCTGCGTGGCCGCGTCGTGCCGGTGATCGACCTCGCCGTGCGTTTCGGGCGGCGTCCGATGGAAGTACGCCGCCGTACCTGTATCGTCATCATCGAAATCGGCGGCGAGGGAGCGGGCCAGGATCTCGGCATCCTGGTCGATTCGGTGAACGAAGTGGTCGAGATCGAGGCCGCCAGTCAGGAGCGCCCGCCGGCCTTCGGCGCCGGTCTGCGCAACGACTTTATCGCAGGCATCGGCAAGGTGGACGGGCGCTTCATCGTGATCCTGGACATCGATCAGGCGCTTTCTCTCGCGGAAATGTCCGCGCTCGCCGAATCCGCCAGCAAGAGTTTCGGTGCCCAGCCCGACGAACCGGCAGGGATTTGA